The Bacillota bacterium region AAATTCCGGGGTGCTGTCCCGGAGTGAGGGGGGAGCGGGGTGCGTTGGTTTGTCCTGATAGGTGTGGCTGTGGGGCTTCTCGCCGGGCTGGTGGTGGCGGGGGCGGGTTGCGGCTGACCACTCCGCACGGGTGCGCTGCCCGGTCAGGGGCAGCAGGGTGATGATTCCGGGGCGCCGTGTGGGGGCGGTGCCGCCGAGCCCCCGCCGGCAGCTGTTGTGGAGGCGCCCGAACGCGTCGAACTTGAGGTTTTGTCCGAAGTGCCGTTTCCCGAAACGGCCAACGGGCTGGTGCTGTCGCCGCGCGGCGAGCATGTGGTTTTCTACCGGCCGGCGCTGGGGAACGTCCCGTCCCTGGCCCGGGTCGACGGGCGTGACGTGAGGGAACTCCCTAACCAGGGGAATGCGGGACGGGCGGCCTGGTCCCCCGACGGCGACTACATCGCGTACCTCAGCACCGACGATCACCAGCCGGGACGATGGATGGAGGTCCGCGTTTTCTCGGTCAGATCCGGCAAGGTGTTGGGCGCCATTGAACTGGAGCCCCGGGACGTGGGCCCCGCTGAAGGCGGGATCGTGCTCGACGACGCCCATCCGGCCTGGAGTCCGGACGGTAAGGATCTTTACTACCTGACGCTCGCGGGGCTGTACCGGGTAGACATGCGCGACCTGCGGCCTGGGGGCGGGTCCCGGCTTGTTCCGCAGCTGGTTACCTGTGCGGATGCGTTTCCCGGCCACATGCACTGGCTGGCGCGGGGACCGGTCGCCTGGGACGGCCAGGCGCAGCTTCTGGCCTTCTGTACATCCGACGGGGCCGCGCAGGGGCAGGTGACCTCCGGCCAGGCGGTTGCGGAGGACGACCGGTCGCAGGGGGTCCTGGGGACCGCGGGCGACGAGTTACAACCGGCGCTGTGGGTGGTCGACAGGGAGGGCGGGGCGGTCGTCAGGGTGCCACAGCCCGGCATCGCCGCCGACGGGTCGAGGGGCCACGAGGTTCTTGGCTGGTCGCCCGACGGCAAGAAGCTGGTCTGGGTTACTGCGCAGCCGGTGTCTCTGCCCGCGGTGGCCGCACCGCAGGCGTACCGGTTGTTTGTCCTGGACCTGGAGAGCGGCCGGGTGAGCGGGTACCTGAGCGCCGGTCTGGGTGATCGACCGGTGAGGCTCCAGGGGTGCTCGCCCGACGGGAAGCAAGTGGCCCTGCTGGTGTCGCCGGGTGCGGGCGAGGGATGGGAACTGTGGTTCCTGCTCGTGTCCACGGCGGGTGGCGAGGGGAGCGAACGTGCCGGCGCGGTTGTGCCCCGGAGGTGGGGCGGCGAGAAGCTGATGGAGGCGCATTGGCTGTCTCCCGACCGGTTACTGGGCCTGACGGCGGACTACCGGCTTCTTGTGCTCAAGCTTGGGCAATAAACGGGGTTTGGCCACGGTGCGAGGGGATTGCTGGCCCTTGATGGCGAATTATCCCATTAAGCACAGCGTGTCCTCTCCGGGCAGGCGTGGCGGAGAAGTGGGGCAACGGAGCGGGGGCAGCTGGCGCGCTCTATCCGTACCAACCTGGACGAACTGACCGGCAAGTGGGGCGTGCGGGTTCCCAACGTGGAGATCCGGGACGTGAAGAGGGCGCAGGCGGGCGGGCCGGGCGCGGGGGACGGGGGTGGGGGCCCGTCTGCTGACGCACAGTGAACCTGCCTTCAATACCTGGGGCGGAAGTTCTCCGTCCGGCGGAGGGGATGCGCTGTGGAGCCGGCAGTGCGCATGTTCATTGCGCTGGGAACTGTGCTGTTGCTTTGTGGGGTGGGTCGGCTCTTCATCCGCCGCCAGCGGCCGTATCTTGCCTTCTGCATTCTGGTCCAGGCGCTGTTCATCATAAGCCTGCCCATCTTGCTGAGGTTACCCCGGTGTGGGCCCCCACCCCCCTAAATCTCGGGTGGGCGGCGATTATTTATAGGGAAAGCGTCCCAGGCAGAAAGGAGGGGAAGCAATGAGATTCCGAATGCGCAGGTGGTTCCCCGGCAGGATGCTGGGGATGTTCCTCGTCCTGGTGCTGGCCGTCTCGGTGCTGGTGGGCACGCTTCCCGGCCGGGTGCTGGCCGGTGATGACGAACGGTTCGACGCGGGAGGCACGGTCACGGTGGCCGGCCGGCAGGGCATGCCGCCCGGACTGGCCAAGAAGCTGGCCCAGTGGCGCTTCGACGACGAGGACGAGGTCACCTGGGGTCACGAGTACATGGGCAAGATGCGGGCCAAGGGATTGATCAGGGGAGTGGGCGGCAACCGGTTCGCCCCCCGGGCTACGCTCACCTACGCAGAAGCCGTGACCATGGCCGTGCGCCTTATGGGCCTGGAAACTCAGGCCCAGGAGCGCACCACCGCCCAGCTCAGCTTCGCCAACGCCGCTCAGGTACGGGCCCAGGCCCCCTGGGCGCTGGGGTACCTGGACGTGGCGGCGCGGAACGGGCTGCTCGATCGGCTGCTTGACACCGGCCGGCAGTTCCAGGCTAACAAGCCTGCCACCCGACTTGACGTGGTGGTCCTGCTCGTGAAGGCCATGGGTCTGGAAGACGAGGCGCTGGCGAGCATGGATGCTGCCCTTAGCTTCAAGGATGCCCACCTGATCCCGGCCGACCTCGTGGGGTACGTTGCCGTGGCCCAGAGGTATGGCATCGTGGTGGGGGACAACGAGGGCAAGTTCCACCCCAAGAAGCCCGTGACCCGCCTAGAGATGGCAGCCCTGCTTGACCGGGCGGACTTCCGGCTCCCGCCGCGCTCGCCTTACCAGGTAGAGGGCAGGCTGGTGGCTGTCAGCGAGGACGATAGCACCGTCACCCTGGAGGTGTACCAGCGCTGGTGGCCGTGGCCGCCCTGGTGGCCCATCCGTCCGCCCTGGCCTCCCATCGGGCCCATGATGCAGGGCAGCGCTGAGATGAGCCCCGAGGTCAATGTGGACGCCCAGGGTAGCGTGAACGTGGTGCCTCCTGTCGACGGCCGGGTGGTGAGCCGTCAGGAGTATAAGGTCTCGCCGGACGCCCTCATCCTGCTCGACGGCAAAACGGCGGAGCTGGGTGATCTCCCCGCGGGAGCGTGGACCCGCCTGGTCGTGAACGCCGAGAAGGTAGCCGTGGTCGTAGAAGCCCGCAGCACCTGGCGTGTGCCGCCTCCCCCGCCCGTGGTGGCTGAGGTGGAGGGCACGGTAACCGCCCTGAACACGGCGGAGAAGACCATCACGGTGCGCACCGAGGAGCAGAACGAGATCACGCTGCGCCTGGCCGACCAGGTGAGGGTGCGTTACCGCGGTAAGGACGTGGGTCTGGAAGAGATCAAGGTGGGCGACAAGGTCCACCTGCGCCTGGAACACCACGTGGTGGCGCGTATCACCATCCAGGAGCGTGAGGAAAGCGAGGAACTGCAGGAGTTCGAGGGCACCATCTCGGCCATCACCACCTCCAGCGATGGGACCGTCACGCTGACCGTGTACGGGGATGATGACGACACCCTGGTGGCCCGGGTGGCGGCGAACGCGGTGATCACTTACGAAGGTGAGCCGTTGCCGGTGGAGGAGCTGCAGGTGGGCGACCGGGTCGAGCTGCGGCTGCAGGACGGCGTGGTCGTGGAGATCCAGGTCGAGGAGCGACCGGAGGCGACCCTCACCGCCCTGGTAGAATCGATCACATATGCCGACAACCGCTGGACGATCACCCTGAAGGATACGGCCGGGAACACCTTCACCTACCGCCTGTCGACCCGCGTCCAGGTGCGGCTGAACGGGCAATTGGTGGACGTCACTTCCCTGAGAGAGGGTGACCAGGTACAGGTGGCGGTAGCCGCCGGCCTGGTGTACAGCATCGACATCCTGTCACGGTAACAGCGGCTGCCAGCCCACCGGTCTCAAAAAGCCCGCTCCCGCCGGGTGGAAAGTGGCAGTCGCAAATGAGCGCCTGGCCTCCAGGGCAGGCGCTCTTGCTATTGTCTCGCAAGCGTTCCTGGCGGAGGGGACAGTCGTGCCCGGAGCGGAACTGTGATTGACTGTAGCAGCGTGCCGGCAAGGCTGTGTGGATGCGCGAGCAGGTTTGTCTCCGTCTGGTGCCG contains the following coding sequences:
- a CDS encoding S-layer homology domain-containing protein, with protein sequence MRFRMRRWFPGRMLGMFLVLVLAVSVLVGTLPGRVLAGDDERFDAGGTVTVAGRQGMPPGLAKKLAQWRFDDEDEVTWGHEYMGKMRAKGLIRGVGGNRFAPRATLTYAEAVTMAVRLMGLETQAQERTTAQLSFANAAQVRAQAPWALGYLDVAARNGLLDRLLDTGRQFQANKPATRLDVVVLLVKAMGLEDEALASMDAALSFKDAHLIPADLVGYVAVAQRYGIVVGDNEGKFHPKKPVTRLEMAALLDRADFRLPPRSPYQVEGRLVAVSEDDSTVTLEVYQRWWPWPPWWPIRPPWPPIGPMMQGSAEMSPEVNVDAQGSVNVVPPVDGRVVSRQEYKVSPDALILLDGKTAELGDLPAGAWTRLVVNAEKVAVVVEARSTWRVPPPPPVVAEVEGTVTALNTAEKTITVRTEEQNEITLRLADQVRVRYRGKDVGLEEIKVGDKVHLRLEHHVVARITIQEREESEELQEFEGTISAITTSSDGTVTLTVYGDDDDTLVARVAANAVITYEGEPLPVEELQVGDRVELRLQDGVVVEIQVEERPEATLTALVESITYADNRWTITLKDTAGNTFTYRLSTRVQVRLNGQLVDVTSLREGDQVQVAVAAGLVYSIDILSR